Part of the Bacteroidales bacterium genome is shown below.
CAACCAGGTATCCTGTTATCTCGATCATCTCCATCCTGTCTTTGAGGGCAGGACTAATAGTTGCTAGGTTATTTGCAGTTGCTATGAACAGAACTTTCGACAGATCGTATTCCATTTCAAGAAAATTGTCGAAAAATGTACTGTTTTGCTCAGGATCAAGCACTTCGAGAAGAGCTGATGACGGATCGCCCCTGAAATCCTGTCCTACCTTATCAATTTCATCCAGGATAAAAACAGGGTTTGAAGAACCTGCTCTTTTAATGTTTTGAATAATTCGTCCGGGCATTGCCCCGATATATGTTTTTCTGTGCCCCCTGATCTCAGCCTCATCGTGCAGACCGCCTAATGACATTCTGACATACTTTCTGTCGAGGGCTTTGGCTACAGATCTGCCGAGTGATGTTTTTCCAACTCCCGGAGGTCCATAAAGACACAATATCGGTGATTTTAGATCGCCTTTAAGTTTTAATACTGCCAAATGTTCAAGGATCCTCTCTTTCACCTCATCGAGTCCAAAATGGTCTTCATCGAGAACCTTTCGTGCATTTTTGAGATCGAGGTTATCCTGGGAATATAAGTTCCAGGGAAGATCGAGAAGAGTCTGAATATAGTTTACCTGCACAGAGTATTCAGCAGCTGCAGGATTCAGACGATGAAGCTTATCGAGTTCTTTATCGAATACCTTTCTGACATCCTCATTCCAGCTTTTGCCTTCAGCTTTCTTCCTGTATTCCTCTATCTCTTTTTCAACCGGGTTACCTCCAAGCTCATTCTGAATAGTCTTCATCTGCTGATGCAGAAGGAACTCCCGCTGCTGCTGGTCGAGATCGCTCTTTACCTTTGACTGCAGCTCATTTTTAAGTTCAAGCACCTGTATCTCCTGAACAAGAAATTCGAGAAGCATGAAACCCCTGTCGCGCAAACTGGTCATTTCGAGCAGCTTCTGCTTATCCTGAACTTTAATATCTGTATTTGAGCAGATGAAGTTAATAAGGTAAGTGTTGTTCTCGATGTTCTTTATAGCAAAGGAAGCTTCAGGACTAATATTGGGATTAATCTTTATAATCTTAAGTGACAGATCTTTAAGCGAACCGACGATTGCATCAAAATCCTTACTGATAATGTCAGGTTTTACTTCGGGGATAGTTTTTACCCTGGCAATAAAATAGGGATCATCAGAGACAAGCTCGTGCAAAACCATCCTTTTTCTGCCCTGAATTATGGCAGTTGTTGATCCGTCGGGCATCTCCAGAAGCTTGACTATCTGTCCGATAGTTCCCACTGTGTGAAGGTCCTTGAATTCCGGATTTTCGGTATCCGGATCTTTCTGAGCAACGGTACCAACAATTTTATCGTTACGATAGGCATCCTTTATAAGCTGGATGGAGCGGGGCCGGCCAATGGAAATAGGAAGAACCACTCCGGGAAACAATACAGTATTCCTGAGAGAGAGTATCGGAATTGTTTCCGGAACCTCAACATCCTCCAGTTCACCATCATCGCCATCGGCAATAATAGGAATTATATCTCCTTCACCATCAAGTATATCCGGCAACAATATTTCACCAACTGACTTCCTGAATTTTCTTTCCATGTATCCCTAGACTCCTTACCTTACTATAAATTAAGTTAAACGTTTTCTTTTCAACTGTGCCCCGTTCTACCTCACCCTAAATCCCTCTCCCGGGGGAGAGGGACTTAAGTTCCTGCAATTATGTCAAAATTACATATAATTTTTACAACTGTCCTGAATAAGGGCATTGCAATGATTGTGCCACAGAAAATTTATGCAAAAAAAAAGGACATGCTGTGGCATGTCCCCGGAAATATCTTCTGATAATTATTTCTTTTTACCCAGACTGTCTTTGTAACGGGTGTTGAATTTATCAACCCTACCAGCTGTATCCACAAGTTTCATTTTACCTGTATAGAATGGGTGGGAGGTATTTGAAATTTCAAGTTTAAGGAGAGGATACTCGTTTCCATCTTCCCATTTAATGTTCTCTTTAGAAGGTGCAGTTGACTTAGTCAGGAATGAGATTCCGTTCGACATATCCTGAAATACTACAAACCTGTAATTGCTTGGATGAATACCAGTTTTCATTGTTCTATATTTTTTTGTCCTTTAAAACCCGTGTAAAATTCCCTCGTATTAGGGCTTGCAAAATTAATTAACATTATTCAAAATACAAAAATAAATATGAAATTATTGCTTATTATGTTGAATATCCAAATTAAGTCCCTGATTTTCAGACATCTCCTCCTTATATCTTTTAAAAGGAAGGTCTTTATTAATGAAATATCTGTACGTAATATGTGTTTTAGCCTTTTTTGCTCCCAGTGCTTCGTAGATTGCTATCATTTTGGGATTATAATCTCCAACCCATGACAGCTCCAGCTCTTTGAACCATGGTTTCTTCTTAAATTCACCGTAGAGCTGCAAAAAAATTGCTGATTCAACGCCGCTGTTCTGGTATGAAGGATGCACACCTCCTACTATTGCCCTCATACGTGTCATCTTATGAGCAGCCCTGAAATAGAGGAATCTCAGCATATTAAACGGATTGATGCTGCCATTGAAATGTTTCAGAATCTGATTCAGATCGGGAAACAGGATAAAAAATGCAATAGGTCTGTCATTAAAGTATGCAAACCATATGAGATCCTCATCAACAACATATTTTGCCTTTTTCAGCGATTCCTCAAGAAAAGCCGGATCAAGAGGTGTAAAATCTTCCTTAAAGACCGACCATGTGGAATTGTATATTTCAACTATATCATTTACATACTTATCCTTGTTTCTGAATTCAAAATGACGAAAGGAATAGCCCGGGCGTTTTGAAAGCCATTCGGCAATTTTCATTATCCTCTCAGGAAACATCACTATTTCCTTATCTGCATTTCTTATTTCCCTGTGATATGAGTACTGTTCAAAATAGTTTTTGAATCCATACTCCTCAAAAAAAGCACGATAATACTTTTTGTGGTAGGGCATTCCAAAACCCTGCTGCACGAATCCATCAACAAGAAGTCCCCAGTTATTATCGTTCTCACCAAAGTTAACAGGACCATCCATTGCCGCCATTCCGCGTTTTGACAGCCAACCGCGGGCAGTATCAAAAAGTAAAAAAGCGGCATCACGGTTTTCGATCACTTCAAAGTATCCGAGACCACCTGTAGGCTGACTGTTTGCAGCTGATCTGACCCTGTCGATGAAAGCCGCCACCCTGCCGATAACATGTCCATTATCATCTCTTAGTATCCATCTGACAGCCTCACCATGTTTAAATGTAAAGTTCGTTGCCGGATCAAAGACAGATTCAAGTGCAGAATCGAGCTGGCAAACCCAGAAAGGATCTTTCTTATATAACCTTTTGGGGAAATCAATAAATTCTCTTCTGTCGTGTTTTGACAAGACCTCAACTATCTGCATAGCGATTATCGCTTTAATCTGAATAATCCGGTGCAAATATAGCAGAAATTTGAAAAAGACGGAAGACAGAAGACGGAAGACGGAAGACCGAAGACCGAAGACGGAAGAGAGGAGACGGAAGACCGGAGTTGGCTACCTTATGTCGATTATCCTGTGGTCGATAAGGACAAATACGATAGAGATCAGAGCACAATAAATCGCATAAAGTCTGAGTGGAATATATTCTGAAGGCCTGATTTTCATTTTATACCACAGATATCCTACCAGAAAAGCTTTACCTATTATATACACAATTAGTGTTGACAGGGCTACCCCCACAATATTATAACCCCATTTGATCATGAGAAGACTGAGAGGTATATTTATTGCAAGCTCAAGAATTGCAGCTATAAGGGTAATGTGTGTTTTCTTCCTGCCGACAATAATAGTCTGCGGAAATACCAGTCTTGGTATAATCAGCAGGGAATAGATAAGAAAGATATCGGCGCTCTTATGAAATTCAGAGTTGAACATACGCGGGTAGAGCCATCTCGAAAAGATCATCATCATGATGGCTGCAGGAAAGAGTATATGCATCAGGCGCTTCGATTTGGCGCGTATTTTGGCAAGCGACTCTTTCATTCTCTCACGAGTCGAGAACTCCGGAAGCATAGCATTACTCAGTCCGTTTGCAAGCATGAGCACCAGAGGAAACTCTTTGGCACCGTAGCGGAACCATGCAAACATTGCGGGGTCGCGGTACACGGCTGAGACAATTACTCCATCGGTATACTGGGCCGATCCGCTGATCAGAGTTGTAAGAATCAGAGGGGTGGCAAGATAGAGATGCTCCTTCATAAATTCAACAGAAATTCTCATTTCAGTATACCTTCTGAGAAGGATGATCAGCCAGATCCATCTTGCTACAGTGATTAACAGCAGTCCATAAATCGACCATATTATATCCTGTTCGAGTATTAAAGGGATTATTATGAATAACAGCTGGGCTGTAAATGTGTATAGGCCGTACTGGAATATGCGGTAAGCCCTGTTATTAAGGAGGTAGATATATTCAATTATCTGGACAGGGCTGTTAAGCAGAATATAGAGCAGCAGAAGGTTAATATACGGAACGTTACCCGATATATGGAAAACCGAAAAATTATTCTTCAGTGAGTGCCCCAGGATAAAAAACAGGAGGCTGAAAAAACACAACAACAGAAAAGCATTGAAAATCTCAGGTGATTTATCAGTGCCATTATCGCCAATTTTCCTGTAAGTTTTATTCCTGTGGTAGAGCGGAAGAAGTGACTGGATGATTCCTGTAACCCAGAAAAAGGTCATCAGTCCTGCAATGAACATGAACATTTCCCACTTACCTATATCAGCCCGTGTAAGATGGCTTTTTGTAAAGACTATACTAATAATGAGGAAGATAACCGGCTTCATCAACTGATAGAGTTGCAGCCCCGAAATGTTATCTATAAATTTTAATCTTTTCAAAACCTGATTACTGAATATTTGAATCTCCCTCTAAACAGTATATTTCAAAATAAATTGTCCGACGAAGTTCATTTTTTTCGAACCCCGCAAAGATAGTAATTGAGTATAGTATGAGAAAATAAAATATAAATTTTGTGAAATAGAAATTTTGAACTTATTTTGCACTCCTGAAACGGTGGATGTAGTTCAGTCGGTTAGAACGTCGGATTGTGGTTCCGAAGGTCGTGGGTTCGAGCCCCATCTTCCACCCCAAAAATAAATCCCGGGTATCTTAAAAAAGATTCCGGGATTTTTTGTCTGTTTAATCCCCGTGATAGTTAATGTCTCTCAGAATCCCTCTGATTATTTTCCATTAAACTTTTCAAGGTTTAAAATGTTAATCAATCAATATCTAATTAAACCAGAACAAATCTATGTTGGTACTAAAATCCTCTGTAAAAAATCATTCTGAAGAATTTAAGGCTAACTATAAGTATAACAAATCTTTATATAAGAATATTCAGGACATTACAGACACAGTTCGTGAAAAAAGAGATGACAAGATAGTAGCACAGCACAAAAAGAGAGGGAAATTGTTGGCTCATGAAAGAATAAAGCTGCTGATTGATAAAGAGAGTGATTTTCTGGAATTCTCCCCTCTTGCGGCATATCAGAAATACAGCAACCGGTTTCCGGGAGCCGGTATTATAACCGGATTGGGTATTATACATGGCCGGGAAACTATAATTATTGCCAACGATGCTACAGTTAAAGGAGGAACATATGTTTATGAAACCATTAAAAAACACCTCAGGGCACAGGAAATTGCTTTGCAGAACAATATTCCGGTTGTATATCTGATTGATTCGGGTGGTATATACTTACCTGAACAGGCGAATGTATATCCGGATAAGGATCATTTTGGAAAGATATTTTATAATCAGGCGGTTTTATCGGCTGAACGAATACCACAGGTCTCTGTTGTTATGGGCTTCTGTACAGCAGGTGGCGCTTATATTCCGGCAATGAGTGATGAAAGCATAATTGTTAAAGATACAGGTTCAATATTTCTTGCCGGACCACCTCTGGTAGAGGCCGCCACCGGCGAAATAGTGACAATTGAGGAACTGGGCGGGGCATTTGTCCATACATCAATTTCTGGCGTAGCCGATCATTTTGCAGAAAATGAAGAACATGCCCTGTCCTTATGCAGGGACATTTTTCAACATTTTAATAAAACTCAAAAACAGCATCTCGACAGAATTGATCCCAAGGAACCACAATATCCTGTTAATGAGATTTATGGACTTATCCCCTTAAGCAGTAAAAAGGCAATAAATATCTATGAAGTTATTGCAAGACTGGTTGACGGCAGCCGATTACAGGAATTTAAAGCAAACTATGGAAAAACAATTGTAACCGGCTTCGCAAGGATAGAGGGGTATAATATTGGTATCATCGCCAATAATGGTATACTTTTCTCTGAATCAACTCTGAAGGCAACTCATTTTATTGAATTGTGCTGCAGCAGAAACATCCCGATAGTATTTCTTCAGAATATTGCCGGTTTCATGGTAGGTAAAGAATATGAACACAAAGGCATCGCAAAGGACGGTGCAAAAATGATACAAGCAGTTGCGAATGCGAATGTACCAAAATTTACTATCATCATAGGCACATCCTCCGGTGCCGGAAATTATGCAATGGCGGGAAGGGCATTCAACTCCAACCTGCTATTTATCTGGCCGAATTCGAGAATTACAGTAATGGGCGGGGAACAAGCGTCGCATGTATTAGAAAGTATCAGATTAAAGAACGGAAATAATAATCTTTCTGCAGACGACAATGAAATTCTGAAACAGAAAATCCTTAAGGATTTTGATACTGAGAGTTCCTCATTATACAGCACATCGAGAATCTGGGACGATGGAATAATTGATCCTGCTGATACGAGGAAAGTTCTGGCTGCAGCTATATCAATGTCACTGAACAGGCAATTCCCCGAACCAAAGACAGGGGTTTACAGAATGTAAGTTACAAGACTATGTCTGATTTTACAAGAATCGAAACTGAAATAAAGGAGAAACAAATCACTGTTTGGTTAAATCAACCGGAGATTGGAAATGCACTCAATCCACCCCTTATTGAAGAATTAATTAAAGTCTTCAAATGGGTAAGCACTCAGGATAATATAATGGTAATCATCCTGAGAGGGAAAGGGAATTCATTTTGTTCAGGGGCAGATTTAAACTGGATGATAAATTCAGGAGAAAATGATTATCAGGTTTGTTATAGTGACAGCGAAAAACTAGCTGAGTGCTTTCAGATTATTTATCAATCTGATAAAGTTGTCATTAATCTTGTTCATGGAAATGTTTTTGGAGGGGCACTTGGATTCACGGGTGTGGCTGATTTTACTTTTGCAGTAAGAGGAACGAGATTCTGTTTGCCTGAGTTACGCTTAGGGTTAATACCATCGGTTATACTGCCATATTTGCTTACCAAAATCAGACCTTCAGATTTAAAATACCTGACTTTCACTTCCGGAGAATTTACTGCTGAAGAAGCATATGACAGAGGATTTATTGATTTCCTGTGCAATAGTAACGCTGAAATGGAAATCAGTTCTGATGACTTAATTCAAAAAATAAATTCTGTATCAGCTTATGCCCTTACAGAAGCAAAACTTTTATTCAGGGATTTTAACAAGATTCTAATTAATCCTGAAAATATTGAGAATACAGTCAGGACTATCACCAGATTAAAGATGTCAGAGGATTCGAGGGAAAGGATGTCTGCATTTCTAACCAGAAAACAAAATTTGAAAAATATTAAACTTAAATGACCTATTCATGCAGAACAAAATATACTCTCACCCACTATTTACAGAACACCATATTGGATTCAGATCAAAGATCAGATCTTTTGCAGAGCATGAGATAAGACCATTAGCAGCGAAGCTCGATGAGGATGCCTCATTTTCGGCACACCTGACCAGACGTCTTGGAGAAATGGGATTATTAGGTATTTCGATCCCAAAGGAATATGGTGGTCAGAATCTGGATACTCTTTCATATATTATTGCAGTAGAAGAACTTGCCAGAGTTGACAGTTCTCAGGCAGCAACTGTGGCAGCACATAACTCACTTGGTATCGCACCTATTTATAATCACGGAACTGCAGAACAGAAGTCCAGGTATTTGCCTGGTCTAACCAGCGGTGAGAATCTCTGGGCTTTCGGATTAACTGAAGCTGAGGCCGGATCTGATGTAACACGGATTAAAACAAAGGCTGAGCTTGAGAGCGGAAAATGGAATATAAATGGATCAAAACTGTTTATCACCAACTCAGCATCAGGACACTCAGCCGGGATCACAGTCTTAGCAATTACAGGAGAGAATAACAACAAGAAAGAGTTCTCTGCCATTTTGATTGAAAAAGGCAGCGAAGGGTACTTTGCAGAACCTATCACCAATAAGATGGTATGGAGAGCTGTTGATACAGGGAAACTAACATTCAGTAATTGCAGGGTTCCAGAGGGTAACTTACTGGGCAAGAGAGGTGAAGGCATTCACATAATGCTTGAAACAATAGATTCAGGCAGACTTTCTATTGCTGCAATAGGATTAGGTCTGGCACAGGGTGCATTTGAGATGGCATTGGAATATGCGAAAAAAAGAAACCAGTTCGAACAGCCGATCGGAAAGTTCCAATCAATAGCTTTCAAACTCGCTGAAATGGAAATGAAGCTTGAACTGGCCCGAAACACACTCTATAATGCATGTTGGAAAAAAGACTCAAAACTGCCTTTTTCAAAAGAGGCAGCAGTAATCAAATTATACTGTTCGGAAATTGCCAAAGAAATAGCAGATGAGGCAGTCCAGATACATGGAGCCTATGGCTTAATGAAAAACAATGATATAGAGAGGTTTTACCGTGACCAGAGGATACTTCAGATTGGTGAAGGCACTTCAGAAATTCTGAAGGTTTTGATTTCCAGACATCTGGGTCTGTAAATCAGAGAATGAAACAATTTTCTCATCCTGTTGTTAGAATAGAAGTGACATGATAGATTAATCCAATGCAAGTTATAAGTGGTTTCTCAAAACTAAGTCTTTCAGCGAAAACTGACATTCTTGTTAAGAATATCCCCCTCGATCGTTATCAAACGGAGATACTGAAAGCATTTCAAGAAGACTATAAAGGTTTTGGAAGCATCATTCAGGATCTGAGCGAAAACTACATCTCAAATTATGTACTGCCGTTTGGCATAGCTCCGAACTTCCGAATAAACGATAAACTATATTTTGTCCCAATGGTGACAGAAGAGAGTTCTGTGTTGGCAGCCGCTTCTTTTGCTGCAAAATTCTGGAGCCTGAATGGTGGATTTACGTCAGAGGTTAAGGGAACAAAAAAATCAGGGCAAATATACTTTTCATGGCACGGAGATATAGAAAAGCTGCAAAAACTTTTTAATCAGCTTAAGGAAACCCTGAAAGCTTCTGTGAAACATTTCACAGAGAATATGGAAAAAAGAGGAGGAGGAATTACCGGTATAACTTTAAATAAAAACAAGTATAGGACGGATGATTATCATGTAATTGATGTCGATTTTGAAACAGCAGACTCAATGGGTGCCAACCTTATAAATACGTGCCTTGAGACAATGGGATCGGAACTAATTTCCTTCATAAGACGTAATTTCAGTGAATCAGAAGATAATGCAGAGGTAATAATGGCAATATTGTCGAATTATACCCCTGACTGCCTTGTTGAATGCAAAGCAGAATGCGATATCAGTCAATTATCACAGATATCAGGGCATCTTTCACCTGAGCAATTTGCATTAAAATTCATGAAAGCTGTGCAGATCGCTGATGAAAATGTCTCAAGGGCAGTCACACACAACAAAGGTATCTTCAATGGTATTGATGCCGTTTTACTTGCTACTGCAAATGATTTCAGGGCTGCTGAAGCCTGCGGGCATGCTTATGCTGCAAGAGAAGGAAAATACCGATCACTTTCCAGTATCGAGTTGCATAAAAACAGATTTATATATTCCCTCAGAGTACCCCTGTCGCTGGGTACTGTAGGCGGAGCAACCTCAGTACATCCCATGGCCAGACTGGCTCTTCAGATAATGCATAATCCTTCGGCGGGTGAGTTAATGCAAATTGCAGCCAGTGCCGGACTGGCTAATAATTTTTCAGCAGTTCGTTCACTCATAACCGATGGCATTCAGAAAGGCCATATGAAACTCCATCTCAATAATATTCTTAATCAATTCAATGTAACTGATGCTGAGAAAAAATCAGCAGAAGCTTTCTTTATTGACAAACAAGTTTCATTCAAAGCAATATCTGATTACCTGATAAGAATAAGAGAAAAATAATGAAACCGGAAAAGCAGATCTCATGGTTCTCGAATGGTAACCTGATACTATCGGGTGAATACTTCGTGCTTACCGGGGCAAAAGCTCTTGCTGTGCCACTTAAATATGGCCAGAAGATGAGTATATTAAGCAGCAGGAACGGTAACAATACTATTATCTGGAAAACAAATGAGCCTGGTAAACAATGGTTTAACTGTGAACTGAACTGTGAGACCTTAGATATCAAAAATTCTTCAAATACTGAAGTCGTCCGGGAACTGCAAAGCATACTCAGAGCTGTTAAGAAGTATAAACCTGAATTATTCAATAAGGAAATATCATATGAAATTACCTGTGATGTCAATTTCAGTATGGATTGGGGATGGGGAAGCAGTGCGTCTTTAACTGTTAATCTGTCGAAATGGGCAGGAATTGATCCGTTTATGCTTAATAATCAGATCTCAAACGGATCAGGATATGATATTGCAGCTTCATTGTCCTCTGCTCCGGTTATATACCAGATAAAAAATGGTCACCAGGAAACGAATCAAGTGTATTTCAATCCAGTATTCAGTAAATATATCAGCTTCATCTATCTGGGGCAAAAGCAAAGTACAAAGGCAAGTATTGAAAAAAATCTTGAATCAGTAAAAAAAAATGATACTCTGATTCCATTGATAACAAGTCTGACTGAAAAAATAGCCGCCGAAGAGAATGTAGAAGAGTTTGTAAGGTGTATGGTTGAGCATGAAAAAATTATTTCAGGAGTACTTAAGATGAAAAGAATCAAGGAATTGCACTTTCCCGACTTCAAAGGTGAGATGAAGTCACTGGGTGCATGGGGTGGTGATTTTGCAATGGTTGTATCACCCCTTGACATACTAAGTGTAAAACAATATTTTATTAAGAAAAATCTGAATATACTATTCAGATTTGACGAGATTATTAAAAACAAGATTACTGAAATATGATGACTCATTCAGGAAAAGTCACATGGAGAAGTCCATCAAATATTGCAGTAGTAAAATACTGGGGGAAGAAAGGAATTCAGTTGCCAGCGAATTCTTCGATAAGTATGACCCTGTCTAAGTGTTATACGGAGACAACTATTCAATATTCGCAAAAAGTCAATTCAGGAACTCCTTCATTCAGCTTTTTGTTTAATGGTGAGAAGAATATAAATTTTGAAGAAAGAGCAGGCAGGTTCCTTGAAGCAGCAGTAAAAGAGCTGCCCTCACTGAAACATCTTCACCTGAGTATTGAATCGTCCAATTCATTCCCTCACTCGGCAGGTATCGCCTCATCGGCTTCATCAATAAGTGCGCTGTCACTATGTTTTTGTTCTATCAACAGATTAGTGACTAATCCGCAGGAGGATGAAAAGGCATTTTTCAGAAGAGCGTCCCATTTGGCAAGACTTGGTTCAGGGAGTGCCTGCAGATCAGTTTACGGAGGCTGGGTACTCTGGGGTAAGAATGATGAGATACCAGACTCATCAGATAATTATGCAATTGCATTGTCAAAAGAACCTCACAATATTTTCAATGACTTTTATGATGCGATCCTCATTGTCAGCTCGGGGATAAAGAAAGTAACAAGCAGTGATGGACATAAATTGATGGAATCGAATCCATTTAAAGATACAAAATTCAAAACAGGAAATCTTAATGCAATAAAGCTCGTCAATGCATTAAAGGAAGGAGATGAACAACTTTTCAGAATTATCGCTGAAAATGAAGCTATGAATCTGCATGCAATGTTTCTCACATCAGATCCTTTTTATGTTCTTATTAAGCCAGAGACTCTTCAAATCATAGACAGACTAACTAAGTTCAGACAATCATCAGGACTTGAATTCAGTTTCACACTAGATGCAGGTCCCAATATCCATTTGTTGTACCCTGCAATTGCCAGGGAAAGAATAGTATCATTTATTAAATCTGATCTTATATCTTTTTGTGAAAATGGTATCTGGATAGACGACCGGATAGGAAAAGGTCCGGAATTAGTCAATTAATAGCAGTCGAAAGATGTATCCTTCAAAAATTCTTCTTTTTGGTGAATATACGATTCTATTGGGTTCGTCTGCCTTAGCTATTCCGTATAATAAACTATCAGGGGAACTGGCTATAAGTAAACCTGAGCCCAACAAAAAATACAATAAAGAACACAGGTCAAATCAGGTTCTGTTTGAATTATTCAGATATCTCCAAACGGAGGAGGTTAAGAAAATGTTACCATATTCTATTGATTTTAAAACATTTGAACAAGATCTTGTAAAAGGACTCTATTTCAGATCAGATATACCTGAAGAATCAGGACTTGGAAGTTCAGGGGCAGTTGTAGCGGCGATTTTTGAGAGATATATAAAGGTACGTTTGTCTGAGAAGGAACTTCCCGTAATAAAGGAGTGCCTTGGATTGATTGAATCATTTTTTCATGAGACAAGTTCCGGAGTTGATCCTCTTGTAAGCTATGTTAAAACGCCTGTATTAATCAAAAATCATAAAGTATACATGATCTCCGATTCACCTCTTGATGATCACCTTCATACATCAGGAATGTTCCTTGTTCACAGTAAAAAAAACGGGAACACCGGCGAGATGATTAAGAACTTTAAAATCAGAATCAAATCAGATTCCGGGTATCTGAGAAAAGTCAGGGAACAATATATCCCCGTGAATGATGAGTGCATAATTTCATTGTTAAATGATTACAATGCCCTGCATTTTTTCCCGGCAGTCAAAAAACTGATAAGCCTGCAGGTTGAAATATTTGAAAAGATGATACCATCTGCTATTTTCTCATTAGTAAATTACGGACTGGAGAACGACCTGTACTTTCTGAAACTGTGCGGATCAGGAGGAGGAGGTCATTTTATCGGTTTTACCAAA
Proteins encoded:
- a CDS encoding acyl-CoA dehydrogenase family protein, giving the protein MQNKIYSHPLFTEHHIGFRSKIRSFAEHEIRPLAAKLDEDASFSAHLTRRLGEMGLLGISIPKEYGGQNLDTLSYIIAVEELARVDSSQAATVAAHNSLGIAPIYNHGTAEQKSRYLPGLTSGENLWAFGLTEAEAGSDVTRIKTKAELESGKWNINGSKLFITNSASGHSAGITVLAITGENNNKKEFSAILIEKGSEGYFAEPITNKMVWRAVDTGKLTFSNCRVPEGNLLGKRGEGIHIMLETIDSGRLSIAAIGLGLAQGAFEMALEYAKKRNQFEQPIGKFQSIAFKLAEMEMKLELARNTLYNACWKKDSKLPFSKEAAVIKLYCSEIAKEIADEAVQIHGAYGLMKNNDIERFYRDQRILQIGEGTSEILKVLISRHLGL
- a CDS encoding hydroxymethylglutaryl-CoA reductase, degradative, which translates into the protein MQVISGFSKLSLSAKTDILVKNIPLDRYQTEILKAFQEDYKGFGSIIQDLSENYISNYVLPFGIAPNFRINDKLYFVPMVTEESSVLAAASFAAKFWSLNGGFTSEVKGTKKSGQIYFSWHGDIEKLQKLFNQLKETLKASVKHFTENMEKRGGGITGITLNKNKYRTDDYHVIDVDFETADSMGANLINTCLETMGSELISFIRRNFSESEDNAEVIMAILSNYTPDCLVECKAECDISQLSQISGHLSPEQFALKFMKAVQIADENVSRAVTHNKGIFNGIDAVLLATANDFRAAEACGHAYAAREGKYRSLSSIELHKNRFIYSLRVPLSLGTVGGATSVHPMARLALQIMHNPSAGELMQIAASAGLANNFSAVRSLITDGIQKGHMKLHLNNILNQFNVTDAEKKSAEAFFIDKQVSFKAISDYLIRIREK
- a CDS encoding diphosphomevalonate decarboxylase; the encoded protein is MMTHSGKVTWRSPSNIAVVKYWGKKGIQLPANSSISMTLSKCYTETTIQYSQKVNSGTPSFSFLFNGEKNINFEERAGRFLEAAVKELPSLKHLHLSIESSNSFPHSAGIASSASSISALSLCFCSINRLVTNPQEDEKAFFRRASHLARLGSGSACRSVYGGWVLWGKNDEIPDSSDNYAIALSKEPHNIFNDFYDAILIVSSGIKKVTSSDGHKLMESNPFKDTKFKTGNLNAIKLVNALKEGDEQLFRIIAENEAMNLHAMFLTSDPFYVLIKPETLQIIDRLTKFRQSSGLEFSFTLDAGPNIHLLYPAIARERIVSFIKSDLISFCENGIWIDDRIGKGPELVN